The genomic segment atCGCTGTTAGAGACATGACTAGAAATTCAGATTTCAGCACaacttcctaaaaaaaaaaggctggttAGCTTGGCAGTCAGAAACAACCGAGCACTTGTTAAAAATAGACGTCAACAGGTTACAGGAGGTGAACGGGCTATGGTCCTATTCCAAGTACTggggcaggaaaaaaaaaaaaattcttcagaCTGGTTAAAAAAATCTTAAACGTTTCAATGTGTCAACGCAAACttatttgttttgattgtttttataACCACATTATAGCCTGTCCCActagtagagagagagagagagagagagagagagagagagagagagagagagagagagagagagagatgttgttttaaaaaataataataacataaagcGGTCGTACAGGTACTAATGCAATTGAAGTATGTATTTCCTGTGGGAAATTTGACTATGGCATAAGTCCTATAATTAATCAAGTAACGTGAGTTTCGAGCTTTGTGAATTTAAGTTATGAACATGAAATCCTGTGGGTTTGCGGGTTTCTTTAAGCCACTATGGGAAGATCTGTTTGAAGGAAAGAATCACTTGTAACTCCGTCTTTTCCACAAACACATAAACAAGCTATTGCTTTGCAGGTTACTTTAGTTATTCTGACCTTGGCAACTTCAAGGACATACGACCTATGACCCGTGAAGGACCACATATGTTGTCCTGTAGTCGTATTCagtagagggaaaaaaaaaaacctttagacAAAACCTCTTTGTTTAACAAAGTTGTAATACGAACTCAAAACTACACATGCTACTTCACTGTAAGACTCGAAGCACGAACATCTAAACAACGAGGAGGAACTTTCCAAAATATCTTGAATAGTAGGCCTACTCTCTGGCAAAGTGATTTAAATATCATCGAACAGTTATGCGGTTATGTAAAGTTTTTACAAGCTTGCTTTAGaaaaacaaattgcatttttAGAATTATAAAGCGTGTAGATTATAATgtatggtttttaaaaaaaaacattttaggttCAGTTTTTACTACATTGTGCAGAACTAGATTTTAAAAGCCAAAAAGAGGTTGGGCATGCATTCTCAACAGTAAAAACTACTATTgttacacaataaacaaaaccaatTAATTCATAAAAAGAGATGCATACAAATGGATGTAGTCAACAGCAACTAACGCTGATTCAGAATGATACATTATTGTAGTGAAGGCATACTTTTATATGTAGGCTACATTTTGTTAGATTAGACTAGAAAGACAGCACAGTTTGATTCGCGTTATTCACCAAccacgtttttttttaaacaaaacgtgTTATTTCACCTACATGCCTATTTAATGTAATCACATTTATATTGCATAGCCTATGTATTTAGCCCAAAAGCTATATTCTATATTATATCAGGGTAAACCTATAATTCTATAGATCGAAAATACGATTTGCACTTTAAATGTCGTACGTTTATATATTAATTAGttatataaacacacattttaatatgCATAGAAAAGCATTCTGCTTCACCGCAACGACACTTAACGCATTTACATTTCTTGTGTAGACCCTTGGTATTGTgttatgtatatttgtatatagCTATCTCTGTCCcatatcattaaaaataaatgtacatggtTAATTAGTACGAACAAGTGGTCACCCATGTTGAACAGACTGAATATAAACGATTAATTGGCGATATGGGTGTGACTGTGACATCGACACACAATAAACCTCTCACAGGGTCTTTTGAATACATAAACAAATGAGAAAAAACAACGCAAAAGCTAGAAGATAACGAATTCACGTGTCTAATAGTCTATTACTTACTCATCTACTGAAAGGTTCAAGTATCTGTTCAATAATGAAGGTTGTGCTCTGTAAATTTAGCTTTACAAGTAGTTAGATATGATGGATTTTGGGATTGCTGGACGGGCAAGTTATGTGGCTATACAGTGGTTTCCCCCTATATGTTTGCAATGTAATTTTAGGAAATATTAAttccaaataatacaaaaacacgtATATATAAATAGAGCTAACACCATGGCTactataaattaaaaacaaacacctcACAAAAATAaacgtattttttttaaataaccaatgTTCAAAAACACCGAAGTAAGTTTTTAAAATAGGATGTCATTTATATTATGTTTGTTTGATGCATATTCGCTTTGCTCTAGAAAATGTACAAGAGATGCAGGTTTGCCTATTCGATTACTAGAAAACATATAAATCGATTCCATAGATATCTTTGAAGTAAGACGTATTAAATCAATGACAGATACACATCATGCTGGGTTTAACAAGGATTCTACAAGGAGGCTTGTATTGATACAGAAATACACAGCAATGCTATTATTATTCGGCTTACAACTTTTCCCTTTGCATTCCTGTATTAAGTCATAAACTTATAGTCACTAGGACACACTCACATATGAAAGCAGTATATGGGCTtactgttttacaaaacaaacgaAGTTGATTGATATTGTAAAATGCCTTGCCCATGTTCCGTGCCCAGTTGAGCTATTGTTTGTCTTAAGGGATGTGTACTAATCGCATGGGGCATTACTTCTTTCAAATGTAAATTAGAAACTATCTGTCAGGTgcataaaactatttttttcatCGATTTAATTAATCTGTCATACACAAATCAAAGTTGACCCGCGTCTTCAATGACATTTTTAGTGTTTCTGACGGTTTGAATAATTCACCTGTAGCTGCGGAACCATGCGTATTCTTGAAAATCTAGCTAAGTAAATTGGTGTACACATtcgtgtacatatatatattaggccTACTTTGAAAACTCATACAGTATAATGTAAAAAAACCTGCTTGTTAATGTCGTTTTACTGCTTGTTAATGTCGTTAAATACTTATCTAGGGCTGGCTTCTGGTTACTATTAAATGACATAATGACAtattctgacttttttttttttttgttactcctCTGATAACTAAAAATACACAACAAATGACCGAAGCAATAAAAGTATCAAATATTCAGTTTCTGGTTGTGAACACTGCTTTGAAATCTTAGATCATATCCATGTGTACAGTATCAgcagaaagaaaaacagatttgCCGCTAACTTTGTGAACACAAGTTTTGGACAGAGCAGCGAGGAAGAGAGTGAGGGGGGGCGGATCCCTGCTGTGCCTCTGCGCTGAACAACAGCCAATCGCTTCGTTCACCTAACTGCCAGTCACCAAAATCTGCCCAATACCCGTAGTGCCATTTCTAAACTCTATCCCCCACTGTGTTCTCCAACTGTTGTATGTTCTGCCAATCGCTGGAGGACAGAGTGGGAAAAGGAACAAGCAGAGTTAGAGGCAGGACAAAAGAAGTTATATAGCCgctatatacattttatttgaatgttttgcaAGGCGTGTAGTGGGGAAAAGCAACACCGGTGAGTGTGGATGGACTTGACTGTGTAGTCATGGAGCCACCATTGAACAAGAGGAATCCGGCACTAAGATTAGCGGATTTGGCAGCAACTCAACCCCATTCTCATCAGAATATGACAGGCTTTCCGGGGCTTGGAGGCCATCACCTTCACTCCCACCATGCGCACCTCCACCCTGCGGAGATGGGTAGCGACCCTGGAGTGGCACTCACTCCATTTGGACCAGAGCACATGGCACAGAGTAATGCTCTCAAACTTAGCCCCTCTCAGCACATGCAAAACCACCCTGAAGCCCAGACAGCGACATCTTTTGCTTCTCAGACCACAGTTGGCTTCCCCGTGGCTCACCCCCACTCAGGATACGCTTCCAGCAGGGACTACATCCTCAGGAGAGAACTATCAGCCTCTGCTATGCAGGCACTTGGCGAGCAACATAGTTCCTCCTCCCCTCACCATCATGGCATGTTTATTTCCACAACAGGTGCTTATGGGCACACGGAAGGAGGTGCCCATGCTCTTTTTACTGGACTCCACGAGCAAGGTGTCCCAGGTACCCACCACCACCCTCTTAACGGACAGATGCGTTTGGGTCTTCCGGGGGACATTTATGGCAGACCAGAGCATTTCAGTCACAGGCCTGAGCACTATGGACCCTCTTCTCTCCACAGCTACAACTCTATGAACTTAAATGTGAACATCGCAGCAGCTCCCCACGGAGCCGCAGGGGCGTTTTTGAGGTACATGAGGCAGCCCATCAAGCAAGAGTTAATCTGCAAATGGATTGACCAGGAGCAAACTTCAAAGAAACCCTGCTCCAAAACTTTCAGCAGCATGCACGAGCTGGTTAACCATGTTACGGTGGAACACGTCGGGGGACCGGAACAGGGCAGTCACGTCTGTTTCTGGGAGGAATGTCCACGAGAAGGCAAAGCCTTCAAGGCGAAATACAAACTGGTAAATCATATccgagttcacacaggagaaaaaccttTCCCCTGCCCTTTTCCTGGTTGTGGCAAAGTGTTTGCACGCTCAGAAAACCTCAAGATTCACAAGAGGACACACACAGGTCGGTGAATTCTCTCTAtagctttaaatatatacaaaaaatagtACAACTACTTAAAAGTGGAGTAAAGTCAGTACTATAGACATATCtaaaaatacgtttttttaattCTCGAAGTTattgaattattaatttatttatagcaACACCCACTTTGTATATGTATACTGACGTAAAAGAAAACCGGCTCCATGAAGCATTGTACAGCTTCTCACACTCACAgcttgcttaacatgctgtctcAGTCATACACACCGGCAGTTCTAAGAAAAGAATAtgcctttttaaattaaaattattaatattaagcGACCCTTTTTATAAAGAAATGCAGCgttgatagatttttttttgtaggctATAAATAGCAATCCGTATTTCTAACTGTTAATATTTGTCTTAACTTTATCGTCTATAAATAAAATTATAGACTAAGTGAGACTGGTTAGGATTTATTGTTTAGGACAGATATTATCCCTTGGAGAATGTTTATGGACGTACGGCTTACTTAATTGCTTTCTTGATTTATTATTGCTTGTCACAGCTAGGCTGTCTAGTTCACCTATTTGCTTAGCGACTCCTTTACGTGTTGTTAATGTTAAAGCAAATGATCCATGAGGAAAGGATTATAGATTGACCTTAAAGGATACGTGGACAAGAACAGTGACAGTAAGGAAGGTATCCTCGTGCGTCGTGTTAGGGGATTGCTTACTACCTGTATCCTTTAAGCAGTTACTTCCA from the Acipenser ruthenus chromosome 9, fAciRut3.2 maternal haplotype, whole genome shotgun sequence genome contains:
- the LOC117405568 gene encoding zinc finger protein ZIC 5-like produces the protein MEPPLNKRNPALRLADLAATQPHSHQNMTGFPGLGGHHLHSHHAHLHPAEMGSDPGVALTPFGPEHMAQSNALKLSPSQHMQNHPEAQTATSFASQTTVGFPVAHPHSGYASSRDYILRRELSASAMQALGEQHSSSSPHHHGMFISTTGAYGHTEGGAHALFTGLHEQGVPGTHHHPLNGQMRLGLPGDIYGRPEHFSHRPEHYGPSSLHSYNSMNLNVNIAAAPHGAAGAFLRYMRQPIKQELICKWIDQEQTSKKPCSKTFSSMHELVNHVTVEHVGGPEQGSHVCFWEECPREGKAFKAKYKLVNHIRVHTGEKPFPCPFPGCGKVFARSENLKIHKRTHTGEKPFKCEFDGCDRKFANSSDRKKHSHVHTSDKPYYCKVRGCDKSYTHPSSLRKHMKVHCKSPPSPSVNMGSIYQTSSNTLGAPISPTTEPTRSRSSNLSPQVTNLNEWYVCQGSGAPNNLHTPSSDAATSDSEDEESYRNSDPRTML